One Corynebacterium appendicis CIP 107643 DNA window includes the following coding sequences:
- a CDS encoding ribose-5-phosphate isomerase, translating into MRIYLGADHAGFERKNQIAEHLKAKGFEVIDCGAHEYDAADDYPAFCIAAAEKTVADPESLGLVLGGSGNGEQIAANKVKGARCALAWSVETAQLAREHNNAQLIGIGGRMHSLEETLAIVDAFVGIGPDHQVEERHQRRIDILARYEETGETEEIPAPKTL; encoded by the coding sequence ATGCGTATTTACCTAGGAGCGGACCACGCCGGATTCGAGCGGAAGAACCAGATCGCCGAGCACTTGAAGGCCAAGGGCTTCGAGGTGATCGACTGCGGCGCACACGAGTACGACGCCGCTGACGACTACCCCGCGTTCTGCATCGCCGCCGCCGAAAAGACCGTCGCCGACCCGGAATCCCTCGGCCTCGTCCTGGGCGGTTCCGGCAACGGCGAGCAGATCGCCGCGAACAAGGTCAAGGGTGCCCGTTGCGCTCTCGCGTGGTCTGTTGAGACGGCGCAGCTCGCACGCGAGCACAACAACGCCCAGCTCATCGGCATCGGCGGACGCATGCACTCGCTCGAAGAGACCCTCGCTATCGTCGACGCCTTCGTCGGCATCGGCCCCGACCACCAGGTGGAGGAGCGCCACCAGCGCCGCATCGACATCCTCGCCCGCTACGAGGAGACCGGCGAGACCGAAGAGATCCCGGCGCCGAAGACACTGTAA
- a CDS encoding DsbA family protein, translating into MTEQVTFWFDVACPFCWQTSRWMKEVEKVRDVNVEWVPMSLAVLNDGADIPADYAKAMEANWGPARVFAKVKAEAPEKIDELYTAMGTLVHPGGEGGKKGYGAYDEIIAKALEEVGLDASYADVANTDDYDEKLRGYHQGAMDAVGDEVGTPVLKLGDTAFFGPVITRVPEGEEAGKLFDHAVGLAEFPYFFELKRSRTEAPQV; encoded by the coding sequence ATGACTGAGCAAGTGACTTTCTGGTTCGACGTGGCGTGCCCGTTCTGCTGGCAGACCTCGCGCTGGATGAAGGAAGTGGAGAAGGTCCGCGACGTGAACGTCGAGTGGGTCCCCATGTCCCTGGCTGTGCTCAACGACGGAGCCGATATCCCCGCCGATTATGCCAAGGCAATGGAAGCGAACTGGGGGCCGGCGCGTGTCTTCGCGAAGGTCAAAGCTGAGGCGCCCGAGAAGATCGACGAGCTGTACACCGCCATGGGCACCCTCGTGCATCCCGGCGGCGAGGGCGGCAAGAAAGGCTACGGCGCCTACGACGAGATCATCGCCAAGGCTCTCGAGGAAGTGGGCCTCGATGCGTCCTACGCCGACGTAGCCAACACCGATGATTACGACGAGAAACTCCGCGGCTACCACCAGGGCGCCATGGACGCCGTCGGCGACGAGGTGGGCACTCCGGTGCTCAAGCTCGGCGACACCGCCTTCTTCGGCCCTGTGATTACCCGCGTCCCGGAAGGCGAGGAAGCCGGCAAGCTCTTCGACCACGCCGTCGGCCTGGCCGAGTTCCCGTACTTCTTCGAGCTCAAGCGCTCCCGCACCGAGGCGCCGCAGGTCTAA
- the pepN gene encoding aminopeptidase N, with the protein MKTNLLRSDAQHRAELISGVHYDIALDITGTDTFTARTTVTFESKEGETFFDLVADSFEARLDGTLIDGRALPLTPGPHELTVTSTHTYSRTGEGLHKFTDPADGKDYLYTQFEPAMAMRTFACFDQPDLKATYEISVTAPERYVVVLNEAVERTDNGDGTATTRTTIDYPLSTYLICVCAGEFERVADTFTFTDNGEERTIELGLYARASLIPHMDSERLFAQTKDGFDFYHEKFGRTYPFGDKYDQIFCPEYNMGAMEHVGAVTYRDEYVFTSEPTPYRLERRNDTILHEMAHMWFGDLVTMQWWDDLWLNESFATWSAATAQVGIGEYPEAWTTFASVEKAWAYNQDQLPSTHPIAADAPDIETAEQNFDGITYAKGASVLKQLQAYVGYEEFFAGVRTHFDNHAYSNAEFADLLGALEEASGRDLSDWAQQWLRTTGVSRLRPDISADSFAVVQESDVMRTHRVRVGLYSLIDGTVTRIKQVELDVSGERTEIPELAGVEHDLTLVNDDDLTYCLMGLTEEHQRFALEHLGDIEDSLARTLVWSSLWESVRDGFLPARQFVQLVARFARQETHPSVQERLLAQATQAVKQYVADDWRAEGMALLNTAFRGAEPAVVFDRALARLTPEKETVDHFTQLLETSDNQEVRWLAITALIAAGELDLSAAEEEKDSSSEGAVSRLRARASVDKRWAWDKLVNEDLTNLESRYLMDGLTFSREGLDGLTDEYFRVAPQLWERLTNEMAQRTLEGIYPLWDVSEEAIAKADEMLASDIPAGLRRIISEGQDRAARALRNRKVDAQA; encoded by the coding sequence ATGAAGACGAATTTGCTGCGATCCGATGCACAACACCGCGCCGAGCTGATCAGCGGGGTCCACTACGACATCGCGCTGGATATCACCGGCACGGACACCTTCACCGCGCGCACGACGGTGACGTTTGAATCAAAAGAGGGCGAGACGTTCTTCGACCTCGTTGCGGACAGCTTCGAGGCAAGGCTCGACGGCACGCTTATCGACGGCCGCGCCCTCCCCCTTACCCCCGGCCCCCACGAGCTGACCGTGACCTCCACCCACACCTATTCCCGCACGGGCGAGGGCCTGCATAAATTCACCGACCCGGCTGACGGCAAGGACTACCTGTACACCCAGTTCGAGCCTGCGATGGCGATGCGCACCTTCGCGTGCTTCGACCAGCCCGACCTCAAGGCGACCTATGAGATTTCGGTGACCGCGCCGGAACGCTATGTGGTGGTGCTCAACGAGGCCGTGGAGCGCACCGACAACGGCGACGGCACCGCCACCACCCGCACGACGATCGACTACCCGCTGTCGACCTACCTCATTTGCGTGTGCGCCGGCGAATTCGAGCGCGTCGCCGATACCTTCACCTTCACCGATAACGGTGAGGAGCGGACAATCGAGCTGGGCCTCTACGCACGTGCAAGCCTCATTCCGCACATGGATTCGGAGCGCCTGTTCGCACAGACGAAGGACGGTTTCGATTTCTACCACGAGAAATTCGGCCGCACCTACCCGTTCGGCGACAAGTACGACCAGATCTTCTGCCCCGAGTACAACATGGGCGCGATGGAGCACGTCGGTGCGGTGACCTACCGTGACGAGTACGTCTTCACATCCGAGCCGACTCCGTACCGTCTCGAGCGCCGCAACGACACGATCCTCCACGAGATGGCCCACATGTGGTTCGGTGACCTGGTCACAATGCAGTGGTGGGACGATCTGTGGCTCAACGAGTCCTTCGCGACCTGGTCCGCCGCAACAGCCCAGGTGGGCATCGGCGAGTACCCGGAGGCGTGGACGACATTCGCCTCGGTAGAGAAGGCATGGGCCTACAACCAGGACCAGCTGCCGTCGACGCACCCGATCGCGGCTGACGCGCCCGATATCGAGACTGCCGAGCAGAACTTCGACGGCATCACCTACGCCAAGGGCGCCAGCGTGCTCAAGCAGCTCCAGGCTTATGTCGGTTACGAGGAGTTCTTCGCCGGGGTTCGCACTCACTTCGACAATCACGCCTACTCCAATGCGGAGTTCGCGGATTTGCTTGGGGCGCTCGAGGAAGCGTCGGGACGCGACCTGTCCGACTGGGCGCAGCAGTGGCTGCGCACCACCGGCGTGTCCCGTTTGCGCCCGGACATCTCCGCAGACAGCTTCGCCGTCGTGCAAGAGTCCGATGTGATGCGCACGCACCGCGTCCGCGTCGGCCTGTACTCGCTTATCGACGGCACCGTCACCCGCATCAAACAAGTCGAACTGGATGTCTCCGGCGAGCGCACCGAGATCCCCGAGCTGGCGGGCGTGGAGCACGACCTCACGTTGGTCAACGACGATGACCTCACCTACTGCCTCATGGGCCTGACCGAGGAGCATCAGCGTTTCGCCCTGGAACACCTCGGCGATATCGAGGACTCCCTCGCACGCACTCTCGTGTGGTCGTCGTTGTGGGAGTCCGTGCGTGACGGCTTCCTGCCCGCCCGTCAGTTCGTCCAGCTGGTGGCACGCTTTGCCCGCCAGGAGACTCACCCGAGTGTGCAGGAGCGTCTGCTCGCCCAGGCAACCCAGGCAGTCAAGCAGTACGTCGCCGACGACTGGCGCGCCGAGGGCATGGCGCTGCTCAACACCGCTTTCCGCGGCGCCGAGCCCGCTGTCGTCTTCGACCGGGCCCTGGCCCGCCTCACTCCGGAAAAGGAGACGGTGGACCACTTCACGCAGCTGCTGGAGACCTCAGATAACCAGGAAGTGCGCTGGCTGGCCATCACCGCGCTCATCGCCGCCGGCGAGTTGGATCTGTCGGCTGCCGAGGAAGAAAAGGATTCCTCCTCGGAGGGGGCGGTGTCGAGGCTGAGGGCGCGGGCGAGCGTCGATAAGCGCTGGGCGTGGGACAAGCTGGTGAACGAGGACCTCACCAACCTCGAATCCCGCTACCTCATGGATGGCCTGACCTTCTCCCGCGAGGGCCTCGACGGCTTGACCGACGAGTACTTCCGTGTGGCGCCGCAGCTGTGGGAGCGTCTGACCAACGAGATGGCGCAGCGCACGCTCGAGGGCATATACCCGCTGTGGGATGTCTCCGAGGAGGCGATCGCGAAGGCCGATGAAATGCTGGCCAGCGATATCCCGGCTGGTCTGCGCCGCATCATCTCCGAGGGCCAGGACCGCGCCGCCCGCGCACTGCGGAACCGCAAGGTGGACGCGCAGGCCTAA
- a CDS encoding cystathionine gamma-synthase gives MSAGFSTDSIHAGYEPDSLYGSINTPIYASTTFAQDDLAVTRNGYEYTRVGNPTITALEKTVAALEKADYCVAYSSGMAAVDTVLRILLKPGDHIVIGNDAYGGTYRLIQQIFTQWGIENTPVDITNTDEVAAAIQDNTKVVWVETPTNPLLSIADIQALAEVKGDSTLVVDNTFASPYLQQPLELGADVVLHSTTKYIGGHSDVVGGVVCANRPADTESKGVTGVTAASFDKLNDFEDQLRFFFGWIGAIPSPFDTYLTGRGLKTLGVRMDKHCDNAEAVAKHLQASDKVARVYYPGLEDHPGHDIAARQMSRFGGMVSVAFNTVEQAETFCRSTKLFCLAESLGGVESLLEHPATMTHVSVAGSALEVPPELVRISVGIEDEADLIADLEQALAKL, from the coding sequence ATGTCTGCCGGATTTAGCACCGATTCCATCCACGCTGGGTACGAGCCCGACTCCCTCTACGGGTCGATCAACACCCCCATCTACGCGTCGACCACCTTCGCGCAGGACGACCTGGCGGTGACCCGCAACGGCTACGAATACACCCGCGTGGGCAACCCGACCATCACGGCGCTGGAGAAGACCGTCGCCGCGCTGGAGAAGGCCGACTACTGCGTCGCCTACTCCTCCGGCATGGCCGCGGTGGATACCGTGCTGCGCATCCTGCTCAAACCTGGCGATCACATTGTCATCGGCAACGACGCCTACGGCGGTACCTACCGCCTGATCCAGCAGATCTTCACCCAGTGGGGGATCGAGAACACCCCGGTGGATATCACCAACACCGACGAGGTCGCCGCCGCGATCCAGGACAACACCAAAGTCGTGTGGGTGGAGACCCCGACGAACCCGCTGCTGTCCATCGCCGATATCCAGGCCCTCGCAGAGGTCAAGGGCGATTCCACCCTCGTCGTCGACAACACCTTCGCCTCCCCGTACCTGCAGCAGCCGCTGGAGCTCGGCGCGGATGTGGTGCTCCACTCGACCACCAAGTACATCGGCGGCCACTCCGACGTCGTCGGCGGTGTCGTGTGCGCCAACCGGCCCGCGGACACCGAGTCGAAAGGCGTGACCGGCGTGACCGCAGCCAGCTTCGACAAGCTGAACGATTTCGAGGACCAGCTTCGCTTCTTCTTCGGCTGGATCGGCGCGATCCCGTCGCCCTTCGACACCTACCTCACCGGCCGCGGCCTGAAGACCCTCGGCGTGCGCATGGACAAGCACTGCGACAACGCCGAGGCTGTGGCGAAGCACCTGCAGGCCTCCGACAAGGTCGCCCGCGTTTACTACCCGGGGCTCGAGGACCACCCGGGCCACGACATCGCCGCCCGCCAGATGAGCCGTTTCGGCGGCATGGTCTCTGTCGCCTTCAACACCGTCGAGCAGGCCGAGACCTTCTGCCGCTCCACCAAGCTCTTCTGTCTCGCCGAATCCCTCGGCGGCGTCGAGAGCCTCCTCGAGCACCCGGCCACCATGACCCACGTCTCCGTCGCAGGTTCCGCGCTCGAGGTCCCGCCAGAGCTCGTGCGTATCTCCGTCGGCATCGAGGACGAGGCCGACCTCATCGCCGATCTGGAGCAGGCGCTCGCGAAGCTCTGA
- a CDS encoding globin produces the protein MTTNASGDAENTAQTMYEALGEDFFRRLVGGFYKQVRDDDLIGPMYPEGDFEGAEDRLRWFLVQYWGGPQTFSERRGAPMLRRRHFPYTIGRAEAERWLQLMENSLDQFTEDELLPAQRHALWNHMQRVAYMMINQPEDHPGMSPQGGNLM, from the coding sequence ATGACTACCAACGCGAGCGGCGACGCCGAGAACACGGCCCAAACGATGTATGAGGCACTCGGGGAGGATTTCTTCCGCCGGCTTGTCGGGGGCTTCTACAAGCAAGTGCGTGACGACGACCTGATCGGCCCCATGTACCCCGAAGGCGACTTCGAAGGAGCAGAAGACCGGCTCCGGTGGTTCCTCGTGCAGTACTGGGGCGGGCCGCAGACCTTCTCCGAGCGCCGCGGGGCTCCGATGCTGCGCCGGCGCCACTTCCCCTACACAATCGGCCGCGCGGAAGCGGAGCGCTGGCTGCAGCTGATGGAGAATTCCCTCGACCAGTTCACCGAGGACGAACTGCTGCCGGCCCAGCGTCACGCATTGTGGAACCACATGCAGCGCGTGGCGTACATGATGATCAACCAGCCGGAAGACCACCCGGGAATGAGTCCGCAGGGCGGCAATTTGATGTAG
- a CDS encoding alanine racemase: MPSTVISPSQTLLAVVPPLVESGQIAAPYAAVDIAAFDYNAKQMVGRARGLPIRVASKSLRSVAALRRALDHDGFQGILSYSVPEAIHLAQAGFDDIVVAYPCVNTAALRELAADQKLRETITAMVDCTEHLELIEAAAQGAGPVRVAIDLDCTLHLPGAVIGPRRSPVRTPEQVEELAGAIVDKRCLRLVGVMAYEGQVASVADAESGVAGSVKRWLRRTSMEQLAPRRKACIDAARQFADLEFVNGGGTGSLDVSADEGTLTELAAGSGFYTPVIFDNFATVNHRAAAFFICQVSRIPAKGWATVNSGGWIASGPPAADRVPVAVHPGGLKYSATEGAGEVQTPLHGPGASSVRVGDLVWFRHAKAGEMTEHVDGIVAVHPDGTAETWDTYRGNGWTLR; the protein is encoded by the coding sequence ATGCCATCTACGGTGATCAGTCCTTCACAGACATTGCTCGCGGTCGTGCCGCCGCTCGTGGAGAGCGGGCAGATAGCGGCCCCGTACGCCGCCGTGGATATCGCAGCCTTCGACTACAACGCGAAGCAGATGGTCGGCCGGGCGCGGGGGTTACCGATCCGGGTGGCGTCGAAGTCGCTGCGCAGCGTCGCAGCACTCCGGAGGGCGCTTGACCACGACGGTTTCCAGGGGATTTTGTCCTACAGCGTGCCGGAGGCGATCCACCTGGCACAGGCGGGATTCGACGATATCGTCGTGGCCTACCCGTGTGTGAACACAGCGGCTCTCAGAGAGCTCGCGGCGGACCAGAAATTGCGCGAGACCATCACCGCGATGGTGGACTGCACCGAGCACCTCGAGCTGATTGAGGCGGCAGCGCAGGGCGCGGGGCCGGTGCGGGTGGCCATCGATTTGGACTGCACGCTCCACCTGCCCGGCGCGGTCATCGGGCCGCGGCGCTCCCCGGTGCGTACGCCGGAGCAGGTGGAGGAGCTGGCGGGGGCGATCGTCGATAAGCGTTGCCTGCGTCTGGTCGGCGTCATGGCGTACGAGGGGCAGGTCGCGTCGGTCGCTGATGCGGAATCGGGCGTGGCGGGTTCCGTGAAGCGGTGGTTGCGGCGCACGTCGATGGAGCAGCTGGCGCCGCGCCGAAAGGCGTGCATCGACGCGGCGCGGCAATTCGCGGACCTGGAATTTGTCAACGGCGGCGGGACGGGCTCGCTGGACGTGAGCGCCGACGAGGGAACCCTGACGGAGCTCGCGGCGGGCTCGGGCTTTTACACGCCGGTCATCTTCGACAACTTCGCCACCGTCAACCACCGCGCGGCCGCATTCTTCATCTGCCAGGTCTCCCGCATCCCGGCGAAGGGCTGGGCGACGGTGAACTCAGGCGGGTGGATCGCGTCCGGCCCGCCCGCCGCGGACCGCGTGCCCGTGGCCGTGCACCCCGGCGGACTGAAATATTCCGCGACGGAGGGCGCGGGCGAGGTGCAGACCCCGCTCCACGGGCCGGGCGCGAGCAGCGTGCGCGTCGGCGACCTCGTGTGGTTCCGCCACGCAAAAGCCGGAGAGATGACGGAGCACGTCGACGGAATCGTCGCCGTCCACCCGGACGGGACAGCAGAAACGTGGGACACATACAGAGGAAATGGGTGGACGCTGCGATGA
- a CDS encoding acyl-CoA thioesterase: MADNAPNNIQHITLRWNDFDRYDHLNNCKFLDISQEARIAFLRENFADRDQEFGVFVRHVDIDYLRPVMADTTAVEVETTVTEIGNTSFKTRQDLKDRQGRVCGVVNTVLVAVDLTTAAPREITQAERGILNAGSGESAN, from the coding sequence ATGGCTGACAACGCCCCGAACAATATCCAGCACATCACGCTGCGCTGGAACGATTTCGACCGGTACGACCACCTGAACAACTGCAAGTTCCTGGACATCTCCCAGGAGGCGCGCATCGCGTTCCTGCGCGAGAATTTCGCCGACCGCGACCAGGAATTCGGGGTGTTCGTCCGCCACGTGGACATCGATTACCTGCGCCCTGTCATGGCGGACACGACCGCGGTCGAAGTGGAGACAACAGTCACGGAGATCGGCAACACATCGTTCAAGACGCGCCAGGACCTCAAGGACCGTCAGGGCCGTGTGTGCGGCGTGGTCAACACGGTGCTGGTCGCCGTGGATCTCACCACCGCCGCCCCGCGCGAGATCACGCAGGCAGAGCGCGGCATCCTGAACGCCGGTTCCGGCGAGTCCGCAAACTAG
- the ettA gene encoding energy-dependent translational throttle protein EttA: MAEFIYTMKNVRRAVGDKVILDNVTMAFYPGAKIGVVGPNGAGKSSLLKIMAGIDQPNNGEAFLDPGATVGILLQEPPLNEEKTVRENVEEGLGDIFEKKQRFEEIAAEMATNYSDELMEEMGKLQEELDAADAWEVDSKIEQAMEALRCPPSDSPVTNLSGGERRRVALAKLLLSQPDLLLLDEPTNHLDAESVLWLEKHLQDYPGAVLAVTHDRYFLDHVAEWICEVDRGKLYPYEGNYSTYLEKKAERLEIAGKKDQKLQKRLKGELEWVRSSPKARQAKNKARLERYEEMAAEAEQYRKLDFEEIQIPTPPRLGNKVVEVKDLNKGFDGRTLIKDLSFTLPRNGIVGVIGPNGVGKSTLFKTIVGFEEPDSGSVEVGDTVQISYVDQNRENIDPEQTVWEVVSDGLDYIHVGQNEMPSRAYLSAFGFKGPDQQKPSKVLSGGERNRLNLALTLKQGGNLILLDEPTNDLDVETLSSLENALQKFPGCAVVISHDRWFLDRTCTHILAWEGNIEEGKWFWFEGNFGDYEANKVERLGEEAAKPSRVTHRKLTR, from the coding sequence GTGGCCGAGTTCATCTACACGATGAAAAATGTTCGCAGGGCGGTCGGTGACAAGGTCATTCTGGACAATGTCACGATGGCTTTTTACCCGGGCGCCAAGATCGGTGTCGTGGGCCCCAACGGCGCGGGCAAGTCCTCGCTGCTGAAGATCATGGCGGGCATCGACCAGCCGAATAACGGCGAGGCATTCCTCGACCCGGGCGCGACCGTGGGCATCCTGCTCCAGGAACCGCCACTGAACGAGGAGAAGACGGTACGCGAGAATGTCGAAGAGGGCCTGGGCGACATCTTCGAGAAGAAGCAGCGCTTCGAGGAGATCGCCGCGGAGATGGCCACGAACTACTCCGACGAGCTCATGGAGGAAATGGGCAAGCTGCAGGAGGAGCTCGACGCGGCTGACGCGTGGGAGGTCGACTCCAAGATCGAGCAGGCCATGGAGGCACTGCGCTGCCCGCCGTCGGATTCCCCGGTGACCAACCTCTCGGGTGGCGAGCGCCGCCGCGTGGCACTGGCCAAGCTGCTGCTGTCCCAGCCGGACCTGCTGCTTCTCGACGAGCCGACGAACCACCTCGACGCCGAGAGTGTCCTGTGGCTGGAGAAGCATCTCCAGGACTACCCGGGCGCCGTCCTGGCCGTTACCCACGACCGCTACTTCCTCGACCACGTCGCGGAGTGGATCTGCGAGGTCGACCGCGGCAAGCTCTACCCGTACGAGGGCAACTACTCCACCTACCTGGAGAAGAAGGCTGAGCGCCTCGAGATCGCGGGCAAGAAGGACCAGAAGCTGCAGAAGCGACTGAAGGGCGAGCTGGAGTGGGTCCGCTCCTCGCCGAAGGCACGCCAGGCGAAGAACAAGGCGCGCCTGGAGCGCTACGAGGAGATGGCTGCCGAGGCGGAGCAGTACCGCAAGCTCGACTTCGAGGAGATCCAGATCCCGACGCCGCCGCGCCTGGGCAACAAGGTCGTCGAGGTCAAGGACCTGAACAAGGGCTTCGACGGCCGCACTCTGATCAAGGACCTGTCGTTCACGCTGCCGCGCAACGGCATCGTCGGTGTCATCGGCCCGAACGGTGTGGGTAAGTCGACGCTGTTCAAGACGATCGTCGGTTTCGAGGAGCCGGATTCCGGTTCGGTCGAGGTCGGCGACACTGTGCAGATCTCGTACGTGGACCAAAACCGCGAGAACATCGACCCAGAGCAGACGGTGTGGGAGGTCGTCTCCGACGGGCTCGATTACATTCACGTCGGCCAGAACGAAATGCCGTCGCGCGCGTACCTGTCCGCGTTCGGCTTCAAGGGGCCGGACCAGCAGAAGCCGTCTAAGGTTCTCTCCGGTGGTGAGCGCAACCGCCTGAACCTGGCTTTGACCCTCAAGCAGGGCGGAAACCTGATCCTCCTCGACGAGCCGACCAACGACCTCGACGTCGAAACCCTGAGCTCTTTGGAGAATGCGCTCCAGAAATTCCCGGGCTGTGCCGTGGTCATTTCGCACGACCGCTGGTTCCTCGACCGAACTTGCACACACATCCTCGCCTGGGAGGGCAATATTGAGGAAGGCAAGTGGTTCTGGTTCGAAGGCAACTTCGGCGACTACGAAGCCAATAAGGTGGAGCGTCTCGGCGAGGAAGCCGCCAAGCCGTCCCGCGTCACGCACCGCAAGCTGACGCGCTAA
- a CDS encoding single-stranded DNA-binding protein, producing the protein MSQLPITLSGNLTDDPVCKTFDTGSTLTRMRVATSRRVRTETEDANGNAQWADTDLLYIDVECWGQLAVNTQASLAKGMPVVVVGRLVSDKWTDADGNSRYKHIIKANQIALELTRFQVSSRSTSVQKRTLKGMDDVAETTRDDIAEVVGTTKTGVQNGANGPAGDGTDGVIERNGTPEEMSFVDRQRESAQETQEAQEGQKAPVPVG; encoded by the coding sequence ATGTCCCAACTTCCCATCACCCTGTCCGGCAACCTCACCGACGATCCGGTGTGCAAGACCTTCGACACCGGCTCCACCCTGACGCGCATGCGCGTGGCCACCAGCCGCCGCGTGCGTACGGAGACCGAAGACGCAAACGGCAACGCCCAGTGGGCGGATACCGACCTGCTCTACATCGACGTCGAGTGCTGGGGGCAGCTCGCCGTGAACACGCAGGCTTCCCTGGCAAAGGGCATGCCCGTTGTCGTGGTCGGCCGCCTCGTGTCCGATAAGTGGACCGACGCGGACGGCAACTCCCGCTACAAGCACATCATCAAGGCCAACCAGATCGCGTTGGAGCTCACCCGCTTCCAGGTCTCCTCCCGCTCCACCAGCGTGCAGAAGCGCACGCTGAAAGGCATGGACGATGTCGCCGAAACCACGCGCGACGACATCGCAGAGGTAGTCGGCACCACCAAGACCGGTGTCCAGAACGGCGCGAACGGCCCGGCCGGCGACGGCACCGACGGCGTCATCGAGCGGAACGGCACGCCCGAAGAAATGAGTTTCGTCGACCGGCAGCGCGAATCGGCACAGGAAACCCAAGAGGCGCAGGAGGGGCAGAAGGCGCCGGTGCCCGTCGGTTAG